The proteins below come from a single Rhinolophus ferrumequinum isolate MPI-CBG mRhiFer1 chromosome 8, mRhiFer1_v1.p, whole genome shotgun sequence genomic window:
- the TNP1 gene encoding spermatid nuclear transition protein 1: MSTSRKLKSHGIRRGKTRSPHKGVKRSGSKRKYRKGSLKSRKRGDDANRNYRSHV; encoded by the exons ATGTCGACCAGCCGCAAATTAAAGAGTCATGGCATAAGGAGGGGCAAGACCCGATCTCCTCACAAGGGAGTCAAGAGAAGTGGCAGCAAAAGAAAATACCGGAAGGGCAGCCTGAAGAGTAGAAAACGGGGCGATGATG CCAATCGCAATTACCGCTCCCACGTGTGA